In Hoeflea ulvae, one genomic interval encodes:
- a CDS encoding MDR family oxidoreductase, translated as MQDRFKGILLTRDENKVLSVDVADLGLDDLMDGDVIVEVEWSTVNYKDGLAITGKGPVVRRWPMIPGIDCAGTVVSSENERFNPGDKVILNGFGVGEVHTGAYAAYARLKGDWLIPMPEGMDGRSAMAIGTAGYTAMLSVMALERHGITPGRGPVVVTGANGGVGTVAIAVLGKLGYEVIASTGRTEEADFLKSLGASEVIHRDELSGPAKPLAKERWAGAVDAVGSHTLANVLSMTSYGGAVTACGLAQGMDLPTSVAPFILRGVSLLGIDSVMAPLALRQEAWSRLVHDLDMAKLEALSTEIGFDGIVDAAHSIIDGKVRGRVVVNMKQPDH; from the coding sequence AGGTCCTGTCGGTCGATGTGGCTGACCTCGGTCTTGATGATCTGATGGACGGCGACGTGATCGTCGAGGTCGAATGGTCCACCGTCAACTACAAGGACGGCCTTGCCATCACCGGCAAGGGTCCGGTGGTGCGGCGCTGGCCGATGATCCCGGGCATCGACTGCGCCGGCACGGTGGTGAGTTCCGAAAACGAACGCTTCAATCCCGGCGACAAGGTGATCCTCAACGGCTTCGGCGTCGGCGAGGTCCATACCGGCGCCTATGCGGCCTATGCGCGGCTGAAGGGCGACTGGCTGATCCCGATGCCCGAAGGCATGGATGGCCGCTCGGCGATGGCGATCGGCACTGCCGGCTACACGGCGATGCTGTCGGTGATGGCGCTCGAGCGCCACGGCATCACGCCCGGACGCGGGCCCGTGGTGGTCACCGGCGCCAATGGCGGCGTCGGCACCGTGGCGATCGCGGTGCTGGGCAAGCTCGGTTACGAGGTCATCGCCTCGACCGGACGCACCGAGGAGGCCGACTTCCTCAAGAGCCTCGGCGCTTCGGAAGTCATTCATCGCGATGAACTCTCGGGCCCGGCCAAGCCGCTGGCCAAGGAACGCTGGGCCGGTGCGGTCGACGCGGTGGGCAGCCACACGCTGGCCAATGTGCTGTCGATGACCTCCTATGGCGGCGCGGTGACAGCCTGCGGTCTGGCGCAGGGCATGGATCTGCCGACATCGGTGGCGCCGTTCATTCTGCGCGGCGTGTCGCTGCTCGGCATCGATTCGGTGATGGCGCCGCTGGCGCTGCGACAGGAAGCCTGGTCGCGACTGGTGCACGATCTCGACATGGCCAAGCTCGAGGCGCTGTCGACCGAAATCGGCTTTGACGGCATCGTCGATGCGGCGCATTCCATCATTGACGGCAAGGTCCGCGGCCGCGTCGTGGTCAATATGAAACAGCCGGACCACTGA